From the genome of Virgibacillus proomii, one region includes:
- a CDS encoding DUF2207 domain-containing protein: MVKKIGLLFGIIITLCLIPSTVFAVDFSIDQSKIEAFLQEDEEIEVVEEHTYQFEGKFNGMTRTLIPKEGSSIHDVTATEKGKALKVKQEDDTYKIYRRGEDETVTIQLSYIIEDSLKAYKDVVVFAWPFFDSSNETAYEQLDIFIHPPKKTEDVVAYGEDAAFATEKQEAGGVIHYAMGYVESGENGDITVAYDKSLFPSVSITEDKLMLEQLLATKQELMDKEKAFIQRKTMLEDISPYVLGAFTILSLILLFFAWRRMHVQKLELERTSESAYFLPKQEMSLPATIAYMNRGQIGPETMTAALLDLERKGYVKRDEKDKNTFIVVHEQTDHEHEAILINWLFYTVGQKGVFCTNDLQEFTKTTTNQDIYQRKMDSYQYSVKKEMADHKLIDKPFGIRAAAGLLSLIILPFIIIFAIHELYGNMSISLLYFVVLILFAITYRPRTLKGARIYKQWKEFEEKYSNLPDAEWETLVSDEQKRAFIYGFGINHAPITQKNKQLFENTTSLTYDSDTDLMMFVLVAAALNEQFDEVNSTVTAATTDTTISSSGGGAGVGGGGGGSGAF; this comes from the coding sequence ATGGTTAAAAAAATCGGTCTATTATTTGGAATCATAATAACTCTATGTCTTATACCCAGCACTGTTTTTGCGGTAGATTTTTCTATTGATCAAAGTAAAATAGAGGCTTTTTTACAGGAAGATGAAGAAATTGAGGTAGTCGAAGAACATACCTATCAGTTCGAAGGAAAATTTAATGGAATGACTCGCACGTTAATTCCAAAAGAAGGATCCTCTATTCATGACGTAACGGCTACCGAAAAAGGAAAAGCGTTAAAGGTAAAGCAGGAAGATGATACCTATAAAATTTATCGACGTGGTGAAGATGAAACGGTCACCATTCAATTATCCTATATCATTGAAGATAGTCTAAAAGCGTATAAAGATGTTGTTGTATTTGCGTGGCCTTTTTTTGATAGCAGCAATGAGACTGCTTATGAGCAACTCGATATCTTTATCCACCCTCCGAAGAAAACAGAGGATGTCGTTGCATACGGAGAAGACGCTGCTTTTGCAACAGAGAAGCAGGAAGCAGGCGGTGTGATTCATTATGCGATGGGATATGTTGAGAGCGGTGAAAATGGTGACATCACTGTTGCTTATGATAAATCTCTTTTCCCTAGTGTTTCCATTACCGAAGATAAACTCATGCTTGAGCAATTACTTGCTACAAAGCAAGAGTTAATGGATAAGGAAAAGGCATTTATTCAGAGGAAAACCATGTTAGAAGATATTTCACCCTATGTCTTAGGTGCATTTACAATTTTGAGTTTGATTTTGTTATTTTTCGCTTGGAGACGAATGCATGTACAAAAACTAGAATTAGAGCGTACATCTGAATCTGCTTATTTTTTACCAAAACAAGAAATGAGTCTGCCTGCAACAATTGCTTATATGAATCGAGGTCAAATTGGTCCTGAGACGATGACTGCAGCTTTACTTGATTTGGAGCGAAAAGGATACGTTAAACGTGATGAAAAGGACAAAAATACATTTATTGTAGTCCATGAGCAAACCGACCATGAGCATGAAGCAATTCTTATTAATTGGCTATTCTATACCGTTGGACAAAAAGGTGTCTTTTGCACAAATGATTTACAGGAATTTACGAAAACAACAACCAATCAAGATATTTATCAAAGAAAGATGGATTCTTATCAATATAGCGTGAAAAAGGAAATGGCTGACCATAAACTGATAGATAAACCATTTGGTATTCGAGCGGCAGCAGGTCTATTAAGCTTGATCATCCTTCCGTTCATCATCATTTTTGCGATCCATGAACTCTATGGTAACATGTCTATTTCCTTGCTCTACTTTGTTGTACTGATCTTATTCGCCATCACTTACCGTCCACGAACATTAAAAGGAGCACGTATTTATAAACAGTGGAAGGAATTTGAGGAAAAATACTCTAATCTACCAGACGCTGAATGGGAAACACTTGTCAGCGATGAACAAAAACGGGCCTTTATATATGGATTTGGTATCAATCATGCCCCAATAACGCAAAAAAATAAACAGCTATTTGAAAATACCACATCATTAACTTACGATTCCGATACAGATTTAATGATGTTCGTGCTTGTTGCAGCAGCTCTTAACGAGCAATTTGATGAGGTTAATTCTACTGTAACAGCAGCGACAACTGACACTACAATCAGTAGTAGCGGAGGCGGAGCTGGGGTTGGGGGCGGTGGAGGAGGTTCCGGAGCCTTCTAA
- the arcA gene encoding arginine deiminase, with product MKQPLQVTSEIGELKSVLLHRPGKEIENLTPDYLEHLLFDDIPHLPMMQKEHDYFAATLQNRGIEVLYLSNLMTEALHTEELKKQFVMDVLKESNIHGGGSQKVADYLLSFDTEEMVKKVMAGVRKSEIPLENRKHLYELLDNHYPFYLDPMPNLYFTRDPAATIGNGLTINTMREVARRRESLFMSYIIRHHPRYAESDIPIWLDRDYPCPIEGGDELVLSKDTIAVGISARTAAKAIEQLAINIFKRQTDIKRVVAVEIPKSRAFMHLDTVFTMVDFDKFTIHPEIQNKDGEMDIYILEKGEEEDTVKITHKTNLLETLKEVLGLKDVTLIPCGGGDVIAAPREQWNDGSNTLAIAPGVVVTYDRNYVSNKLLREHGIEVIEVISSELSRGRGGPRCMSMPLSRKDIGTDS from the coding sequence ATGAAGCAACCATTACAAGTTACGTCGGAAATTGGTGAGCTGAAATCCGTATTGTTACATCGTCCAGGTAAAGAAATTGAAAATTTAACCCCTGATTATTTAGAGCATTTGTTATTCGATGATATCCCACATTTACCAATGATGCAAAAAGAGCATGATTATTTTGCAGCGACGTTACAAAATAGAGGAATTGAAGTGTTATATTTATCGAATTTAATGACGGAAGCGCTTCATACAGAAGAGTTAAAAAAGCAATTTGTTATGGATGTATTGAAGGAATCTAATATCCATGGCGGTGGTTCTCAAAAAGTAGCTGATTATTTATTGTCCTTTGATACAGAAGAGATGGTAAAAAAAGTGATGGCAGGTGTACGAAAATCAGAAATACCGTTGGAGAATAGAAAGCATCTATATGAATTGTTAGATAATCATTATCCATTTTATTTAGATCCAATGCCTAATCTTTATTTCACCCGAGATCCAGCAGCAACGATAGGAAATGGTTTAACCATTAATACAATGAGGGAAGTTGCCAGGAGACGAGAATCTCTGTTTATGAGTTATATCATCCGTCATCATCCAAGATATGCGGAGTCTGATATACCTATTTGGTTGGATCGAGATTACCCTTGTCCGATAGAAGGCGGTGATGAGCTAGTTTTAAGTAAAGATACAATTGCAGTTGGAATAAGTGCAAGAACAGCAGCAAAGGCAATAGAACAACTAGCGATTAATATTTTTAAACGACAAACAGATATAAAACGCGTCGTTGCTGTGGAGATCCCAAAATCAAGAGCGTTTATGCATTTAGATACGGTATTTACGATGGTTGATTTCGATAAATTTACCATTCATCCTGAAATACAGAATAAAGATGGAGAAATGGACATTTATATTCTGGAAAAAGGAGAAGAAGAAGATACTGTAAAAATAACGCATAAAACGAATTTGTTGGAAACATTAAAAGAAGTATTAGGGCTAAAGGATGTGACTTTAATTCCATGTGGTGGCGGAGATGTCATTGCTGCACCGAGAGAACAATGGAATGATGGTTCCAACACATTGGCCATTGCTCCTGGTGTAGTTGTCACATATGACCGCAACTATGTGTCTAATAAATTGCTTCGCGAACATGGTATTGAAGTAATTGAAGTAATTAGCTCCGAATTATCCAGAGGTCGTGGCGGCCCCCGTTGCATGAGTATGCCTTTATCAAGAAAAGATATAGGAACGGATAGTTAA
- the argS gene encoding arginine--tRNA ligase: MNIIQKTEAAIKNAVGQSILRAKLVVQESDTPPILLEKPSNEQHGDYATNIAMQLTKVAKQPPREIAQAIIDHLDLQGTHIRKMEIAGPGFINIFMDSDYLIPLLPHVLQTREDYGKHPKKGMRIQVEFVSANPTGDLHLGHARGASYGDALCNVLEAAGYEVEREYYINDAGNQIHNLALSVEARYMQALGLEAEMPEDGYYGQDIIQIGEELATEEGDTWLHQSKEERLAYFRQYGLEYELKKIENDLQRFRVKFDNWFSEISLYKEGKVNQALDKMRKSGEIYEKDGATWFRTTKYGDDKDRVVIKSDGSYTYLASDIAYHNDKLERGFDKLINVWGADHHGYVPRMEAAIQALGYPKDTLETAIIQMVNLFEDGERVKMSKRSGKALTLRQLMEEVGVDAMRYMMNTRSCDTHLDFDINLARSQSNENPVYYVQYAHARICTLLNKAKVAGYSYTEYDASLLQYSSEKELLKMLGEFPQLVLDAAEKRIPHKITQYAFDLASALHSFYNAEKVLDETQLALTKARLALLEAVKITIDNALRLIGVHAPEQM, translated from the coding sequence ATGAATATCATACAAAAGACAGAAGCTGCGATAAAAAATGCGGTAGGTCAATCTATTTTAAGAGCCAAATTAGTGGTTCAAGAGTCCGATACTCCGCCAATTCTGTTGGAAAAACCGAGTAATGAACAGCATGGGGATTACGCTACAAATATCGCTATGCAGTTAACTAAAGTAGCTAAACAGCCCCCAAGAGAAATAGCTCAGGCTATTATCGATCATTTGGATTTGCAAGGTACACATATTCGTAAAATGGAAATTGCCGGGCCTGGATTTATCAATATCTTTATGGACAGTGATTATTTAATACCATTGCTCCCTCATGTTTTGCAAACGCGAGAAGATTATGGTAAGCATCCAAAAAAAGGTATGCGAATTCAAGTAGAATTCGTTTCTGCCAATCCGACTGGAGATCTTCATTTAGGACATGCGCGCGGTGCAAGTTATGGGGATGCACTCTGTAACGTATTAGAAGCAGCTGGATATGAGGTAGAGCGTGAGTATTATATTAATGATGCCGGAAATCAAATTCATAATTTAGCTCTGTCTGTAGAAGCACGTTATATGCAAGCATTAGGACTAGAAGCAGAGATGCCGGAAGATGGCTATTACGGACAGGATATTATTCAGATAGGGGAAGAATTGGCTACTGAAGAAGGCGATACGTGGCTCCATCAATCGAAGGAAGAACGTTTAGCGTATTTTCGCCAATATGGATTAGAGTATGAATTGAAAAAGATTGAAAACGATTTGCAACGATTTCGGGTCAAATTTGATAACTGGTTTTCGGAAATATCTTTATATAAGGAAGGAAAAGTAAATCAGGCTTTGGATAAAATGCGCAAATCCGGTGAAATATACGAAAAAGACGGCGCAACCTGGTTTCGGACAACAAAATATGGGGACGATAAAGACAGAGTGGTCATTAAATCAGATGGCAGTTATACGTACTTAGCTTCGGATATCGCATATCATAACGATAAGCTGGAGCGGGGTTTTGATAAGCTGATTAATGTTTGGGGAGCCGATCACCATGGGTATGTTCCGCGGATGGAGGCAGCGATTCAAGCGTTAGGGTATCCAAAAGATACATTAGAAACAGCCATTATTCAGATGGTGAACCTATTTGAAGATGGAGAAAGAGTGAAAATGAGTAAGCGATCCGGGAAGGCGTTAACGCTTCGTCAATTAATGGAAGAGGTTGGAGTAGATGCGATGCGCTATATGATGAATACACGTTCCTGTGACACGCATTTAGATTTTGACATTAACCTTGCACGTTCACAATCAAACGAAAACCCTGTTTACTATGTACAGTACGCACATGCACGGATTTGTACACTATTAAATAAAGCAAAAGTAGCGGGGTATTCTTATACGGAGTACGATGCTTCCCTGTTACAGTATTCTAGTGAGAAGGAATTATTAAAGATGCTGGGGGAATTTCCACAGCTTGTGTTAGATGCAGCAGAGAAACGAATACCGCACAAAATAACGCAATATGCTTTTGACTTAGCTTCCGCATTACACAGTTTCTATAACGCAGAAAAAGTGTTGGATGAAACACAATTAGCCTTAACAAAGGCTCGTTTGGCATTGTTGGAAGCTGTTAAAATAACGATTGACAATGCGCTCCGTCTAATTGGTGTGCATGCTCCAGAACAAATGTAA
- the argF gene encoding ornithine carbamoyltransferase, whose amino-acid sequence MGTKLTDQLTGRHFLTLKDFTEDEINYLLDLAADLKEKKKAGIPHHYMKGQNIALLFEKPSTRTRCAFTVACIDLGAHPEYLGKNDIQFGKKESVRDTAIVLGRMFDGIEFRGFDQETVNGLAEHSGVPVWNGLTNEFHPTQILADLLTIKEHLGHLKGVKFVYVGDGRNNMGNSLLIGGAKVGMDVRICSPEVLFPDQDIVTYAEEVAKDSGAKITITSDIDEAVSGAEVIYTDVWVSMGEEDKFKERIDLLYPYQVNKEMLEKTGNKDVMFLHCLPSFHDLNTEVGRDIYEKFGLKEMEVTDEVFQSKNSFVFDEAENRLHTIKAVMAATNGTVNS is encoded by the coding sequence ATGGGAACAAAATTAACGGATCAATTAACAGGCAGACATTTTTTGACTTTAAAAGATTTTACAGAAGACGAAATAAATTATTTGCTTGATTTAGCAGCCGACTTAAAAGAAAAGAAAAAAGCAGGCATTCCGCATCACTATATGAAGGGGCAAAATATTGCCTTATTATTTGAAAAGCCATCAACTAGAACGCGATGTGCTTTTACAGTTGCTTGTATTGATTTAGGGGCTCATCCAGAGTATCTCGGAAAAAACGATATTCAATTTGGTAAGAAAGAGTCGGTTCGTGATACGGCGATTGTATTGGGAAGAATGTTTGACGGCATAGAATTCCGTGGATTTGATCAGGAAACCGTAAATGGTTTAGCAGAACATTCAGGTGTACCAGTTTGGAATGGTTTGACAAATGAATTTCATCCAACACAAATTCTTGCTGATTTATTAACCATTAAAGAACATCTTGGACATTTAAAAGGAGTTAAGTTCGTTTACGTTGGTGATGGCAGAAATAATATGGGTAACAGCTTATTAATAGGTGGAGCAAAAGTTGGGATGGACGTTCGGATCTGTTCTCCAGAAGTGTTATTTCCTGACCAAGATATAGTCACTTACGCGGAGGAAGTGGCTAAAGATTCTGGAGCAAAAATTACGATTACTTCTGATATTGATGAAGCTGTTTCTGGAGCAGAAGTCATCTATACAGATGTTTGGGTATCCATGGGGGAGGAGGATAAATTCAAGGAACGAATTGATTTACTTTATCCTTATCAAGTAAATAAAGAAATGCTTGAAAAAACAGGTAATAAAGATGTGATGTTTCTCCATTGTTTACCAAGCTTTCATGATTTAAATACAGAGGTTGGACGAGATATATATGAAAAATTTGGTCTTAAAGAAATGGAAGTAACAGATGAAGTTTTTCAAAGTAAAAACTCATTTGTTTTTGACGAAGCAGAAAACAGGTTGCATACGATTAAAGCTGTGATGGCTGCAACCAATGGGACTGTAAACAGCTGA
- a CDS encoding thymidylate synthase yields the protein MRFNNFHEAYIETLDDVYHKPQFYNAPRGNKSREKLNYHLTIQNPIERVCYLPSRKTNIVFNFAEVLWYLSGDNSLDFIGYYNKKMHEYSMNGKTLTGTAYGPKIFKFGNAKINQWSQMKELLTNKDPDSKRAFIQIFDATELVIENNMDISCTLGLQFFVREGKLYLTSYMRANDAFRGIVSDIFSFTFIQELMARELDLEIGEFFHNVGSIHIYQPDDNWTEKVLQEANSISKHKKAMYEFPKMPFVNNWSSIEHVLKYEALLRKDQISMTSSEIEQLDLPEYWKQVLLLFSLYQYIAYKRPIDFSLYHHLWPVYQHLVDNKWPKVSK from the coding sequence ATGCGATTTAACAACTTCCATGAGGCGTATATAGAAACGCTTGATGATGTATATCACAAGCCACAATTTTACAATGCGCCACGTGGAAATAAAAGTCGTGAGAAACTAAATTACCACTTAACTATTCAAAATCCGATAGAACGAGTTTGCTATTTACCTAGCCGAAAAACAAATATTGTTTTTAACTTTGCTGAAGTTTTATGGTATTTATCAGGTGACAACAGCCTTGATTTTATTGGCTATTATAATAAGAAAATGCACGAGTATTCCATGAATGGAAAAACATTAACAGGTACAGCATATGGACCGAAAATTTTTAAGTTTGGTAATGCCAAAATAAATCAATGGAGCCAAATGAAAGAGTTGTTGACAAATAAAGATCCCGATTCCAAAAGAGCGTTTATACAGATTTTTGATGCAACAGAGCTTGTAATAGAAAATAACATGGATATTTCTTGTACATTAGGTTTGCAGTTTTTTGTAAGAGAAGGCAAATTGTATCTGACATCATATATGCGTGCAAATGATGCGTTTCGTGGAATAGTAAGTGACATTTTTTCCTTTACATTTATTCAAGAATTAATGGCAAGAGAACTCGATTTAGAAATAGGAGAATTTTTTCACAATGTTGGTTCTATCCACATTTATCAGCCAGATGACAATTGGACTGAGAAAGTGCTTCAAGAAGCTAATTCTATATCAAAGCATAAGAAGGCAATGTATGAGTTTCCTAAAATGCCATTTGTAAATAACTGGTCTTCCATAGAGCATGTATTAAAATATGAAGCCTTGTTAAGAAAAGACCAAATAAGTATGACTAGCAGTGAAATCGAACAGCTGGACCTACCCGAATATTGGAAACAGGTTTTATTACTTTTTAGCTTGTACCAATATATAGCCTATAAAAGACCAATCGATTTTTCTCTATACCATCATTTGTGGCCAGTTTACCAGCATTTAGTAGATAACAAGTGGCCCAAAGTAAGTAAATAA
- a CDS encoding HAD-IIA family hydrolase: MAVADEFDVFLFDLDGVIYIGSEPLYGAMESLKQLRKAKKGIRFLTNDPCTTREKTVRKLTSLGIEASEKEVITSSWLTAQYLESENIKSALVLGDENLKWECKQVDIYTETQTDVEAVVIGWNNDLSFYDIQKAAGLIHRGAKFVATNPDRTFPTPNGPLPAVGAIVEAIRVSTDKRPFIVGKPYPYMFKKALEDFDVSLKAVMVGDNPYTDILGAHQAGIPAILVSNQHVKAFPSAKDFRNPDATISNLKDLFDSSIAMKNWASPTFAWPETIKAGVAGIIFDSDQRVLLMKRADNGLWGIPCGHVEPGETVEEAIIREVREETGLIVKVSRLIGVYSDPELQVFSYPNGKVSQFITNCFECEVIGGNLVRENEETLDVSYFDINHLPDDLLHMHPKWIKDAIIKQNVSYIR; this comes from the coding sequence ATGGCGGTAGCTGATGAGTTTGATGTATTTTTATTTGATTTGGATGGGGTTATTTATATAGGTTCTGAGCCACTTTATGGCGCAATGGAATCGCTTAAGCAGCTTCGAAAAGCAAAGAAGGGAATTCGATTCTTGACTAATGATCCATGTACGACAAGAGAAAAAACGGTAAGGAAATTAACTAGTCTGGGGATAGAAGCAAGCGAAAAGGAAGTAATCACATCTTCCTGGTTAACAGCACAATATTTAGAAAGTGAAAACATAAAATCTGCACTTGTTTTGGGTGATGAAAATTTAAAGTGGGAATGCAAACAGGTTGACATTTATACAGAAACTCAAACAGATGTGGAAGCAGTTGTGATCGGATGGAATAATGATCTTTCTTTTTATGATATTCAAAAAGCTGCAGGACTTATTCATAGAGGTGCAAAATTTGTTGCAACCAATCCAGATAGAACATTCCCTACGCCGAATGGACCTTTGCCAGCGGTCGGAGCTATTGTAGAAGCAATTCGGGTGTCGACAGATAAAAGACCATTTATTGTTGGAAAACCATACCCATATATGTTTAAAAAAGCGCTTGAGGATTTTGATGTTTCGTTAAAAGCTGTTATGGTCGGCGATAATCCTTATACGGATATTTTAGGTGCGCATCAGGCAGGGATACCAGCTATTTTAGTATCAAATCAACATGTTAAAGCATTTCCATCAGCAAAAGATTTTCGTAATCCAGATGCTACGATATCTAATTTAAAAGATCTTTTTGATTCAAGCATCGCTATGAAAAATTGGGCCTCTCCAACCTTTGCTTGGCCTGAGACGATTAAAGCTGGTGTAGCAGGAATAATATTTGATAGCGACCAGCGTGTGTTATTGATGAAACGAGCAGACAATGGGCTATGGGGAATTCCGTGTGGACATGTCGAACCAGGAGAAACGGTGGAAGAAGCGATCATCAGAGAGGTTCGTGAAGAAACAGGGTTAATAGTTAAAGTAAGTCGACTAATAGGTGTTTATTCTGATCCCGAGTTGCAAGTTTTTTCATATCCTAATGGAAAAGTGAGTCAATTTATTACGAATTGCTTTGAATGTGAAGTAATTGGAGGGAATTTAGTTAGGGAAAATGAAGAAACTTTAGATGTCAGTTACTTTGATATAAACCATTTACCAGACGACCTCCTTCATATGCATCCAAAGTGGATTAAAGATGCCATCATAAAACAAAATGTTTCATATATTCGATAG
- a CDS encoding class I SAM-dependent methyltransferase, which yields MKTSFKKETIANKFEAYNDILEQTLGFRFVFQTFLSNPKITSVLDYGCGPGKVSYRLAKKTGVHVLAVDESKEMINIASKKRNHPNIKYHLIKNDNLSFLEDNSVDGAMACYVFINTEKKEQILRIMKEIYRVLTPHSLFVILDTNPDSTGIEFSTFRNGIKGKKYMSGESRQEWLHIKHQEDLILHDFHWPKTVYEKLLNEAGFQKIEQLEPTLKDIPEEELKMIQEKHHDHHWKNEWELPPFIIYKSIKPME from the coding sequence ATGAAGACTTCTTTTAAAAAAGAAACAATTGCTAATAAATTTGAGGCTTATAATGATATACTTGAACAAACATTAGGGTTTCGGTTTGTTTTTCAAACATTTCTATCAAACCCAAAGATAACAAGTGTACTTGACTATGGGTGTGGTCCAGGAAAAGTCTCGTATAGATTGGCTAAAAAAACGGGTGTCCATGTTTTGGCTGTGGACGAGTCTAAAGAAATGATTAACATTGCATCTAAAAAGCGAAACCATCCAAATATTAAATATCATCTAATAAAAAATGACAATCTTTCCTTTCTAGAAGATAATTCAGTAGATGGGGCTATGGCCTGTTACGTATTTATTAATACCGAAAAAAAAGAACAAATTTTAAGGATTATGAAGGAGATTTACCGGGTTTTAACACCCCATTCTCTCTTTGTTATATTAGATACAAACCCTGACTCTACAGGAATCGAGTTTTCAACGTTTCGAAATGGTATAAAAGGAAAAAAATACATGAGTGGTGAATCACGGCAAGAATGGTTACATATAAAACACCAAGAGGATCTTATATTACATGATTTCCATTGGCCGAAGACAGTGTACGAGAAGCTTTTGAATGAAGCGGGCTTTCAAAAAATAGAACAATTAGAACCGACGTTGAAAGATATCCCTGAAGAAGAATTAAAAATGATTCAAGAAAAGCATCATGATCATCATTGGAAAAATGAATGGGAACTTCCTCCCTTTATTATATATAAATCTATTAAACCAATGGAGTAG
- a CDS encoding nucleoside 2-deoxyribosyltransferase translates to MSQRKKVFLAGPFKSLVNPKTGVMDHYEKQKLVKLITFFEEKGFAVHNAHKREEWGKDFMTPDECTAIDFEEIRTCDLFVAFPGTPPSPGTHIEIGWASVLQKPIILLLEEGEDYAFLIQGLGTVANVTFIYFQKEKDYLDKLEQLHLQFKWGMK, encoded by the coding sequence ATGAGTCAACGTAAAAAAGTATTTCTTGCAGGTCCATTTAAAAGTCTTGTTAATCCAAAAACGGGGGTAATGGATCATTATGAAAAGCAAAAGCTGGTAAAGCTCATCACTTTTTTTGAGGAGAAAGGATTTGCTGTTCATAATGCCCATAAGCGTGAGGAATGGGGAAAAGACTTTATGACGCCTGATGAATGTACAGCAATTGATTTTGAAGAAATTCGTACCTGTGATCTTTTTGTCGCCTTTCCAGGAACTCCGCCTTCTCCGGGTACCCATATTGAAATTGGCTGGGCATCCGTTCTACAGAAACCGATCATTTTGCTATTAGAAGAAGGAGAAGACTATGCTTTTTTGATCCAAGGCCTTGGAACTGTGGCTAATGTAACTTTTATCTATTTTCAAAAAGAAAAAGATTATTTAGATAAACTTGAACAATTGCACTTGCAATTTAAATGGGGGATGAAATAA
- a CDS encoding NAD/NADP octopine/nopaline dehydrogenase family protein encodes MMKIAILGAGHAGCAVAGDLSIKGHDITLIKTSNSMHNENFNYLLENNGKIALRENGETKTTRINKVTKDLSELAKADIIIVYIQTSYHEDLILKIWNHIQDDQIILFNPGYFSTAYMLKHGINHNITIVEAQSSFIDCRIIEPGVIKVGFRNVRNPLGVYPNKNLSTARKKLDKLGYPFEYLSSVVEAALHNPNLIVHTVGAIMSIPRIEKTKGDYVMYYEVFTPSIWNILEKLDEEKMNVLEKLGFDRISYVEACKYRNTLDATLDAKEVFFKYATMPKRAKGPVSVRSRYITEDVPQGLVMLESIAKQLNIKTPVCTALIEVASGALDMDMRKGGRTPECLGRENIRKILEDRKQKVANK; translated from the coding sequence ATGATGAAAATAGCAATTTTAGGTGCAGGCCATGCAGGATGTGCAGTAGCGGGAGATTTATCGATCAAAGGTCATGATATTACACTAATTAAAACTTCTAACTCTATGCATAATGAAAATTTTAACTACCTATTGGAAAACAATGGGAAAATTGCATTAAGGGAAAATGGAGAAACAAAAACGACAAGGATAAATAAGGTAACAAAAGACTTATCAGAACTAGCAAAAGCAGATATTATCATTGTTTATATTCAGACGTCTTATCATGAAGATTTAATACTCAAAATATGGAACCATATTCAAGATGACCAGATTATTCTTTTTAATCCTGGATACTTTTCTACAGCTTATATGCTTAAACATGGCATTAACCATAATATAACGATTGTAGAAGCTCAAAGCTCATTTATTGACTGTCGTATTATCGAACCTGGGGTTATCAAAGTGGGTTTTAGAAATGTGAGAAATCCTCTAGGTGTATATCCAAATAAGAATTTATCCACTGCACGAAAGAAACTGGATAAATTGGGATATCCGTTTGAATATTTATCATCTGTTGTTGAGGCAGCTTTGCATAACCCTAATTTAATTGTCCATACAGTAGGCGCAATAATGAGTATCCCACGTATTGAAAAAACAAAAGGGGATTATGTAATGTATTATGAAGTCTTTACCCCTAGTATTTGGAATATTCTAGAAAAATTAGATGAGGAAAAAATGAATGTATTAGAAAAGCTTGGATTTGATAGAATTTCATATGTTGAGGCATGTAAGTATCGTAATACATTAGATGCTACCTTAGATGCGAAGGAAGTATTTTTTAAGTATGCAACAATGCCAAAAAGGGCGAAAGGGCCAGTTTCTGTAAGATCTAGATATATCACAGAGGATGTTCCTCAAGGTCTGGTAATGCTCGAATCCATAGCGAAACAGTTGAATATAAAAACCCCGGTTTGTACTGCGTTAATAGAAGTAGCTTCTGGAGCTTTAGACATGGATATGCGTAAAGGTGGCAGAACTCCTGAATGTTTAGGAAGGGAAAATATAAGAAAAATATTAGAAGATAGAAAGCAGAAAGTAGCCAATAAATAG